The Henckelia pumila isolate YLH828 unplaced genomic scaffold, ASM3356847v2 CTG_461:::fragment_3, whole genome shotgun sequence genome window below encodes:
- the LOC140871962 gene encoding probable E3 ubiquitin-protein ligase XERICO — translation MGLSNFYSPSEGILPLLAMNAVMSVNHVKNMLRPFLQVFGALAAYQESEEEYSDDDSAAKRVYLERRSSRWRKRCDGGNKWAVMECCVCLRRFKDKERVSELCCNHLFHKCCLDKWFDNYHNTCPLCRRCIL, via the coding sequence atggGGCTGTCGAATTTTTACAGTCCATCGGAAGGCATTCTGCCACTGCTGGCGATGAACGCAGTCATGTCAGTGAATCATGTCAAGAACATGCTGAGACCATTtcttcaagtttttggcgccctCGCCGCGTATCAAGAATCCGAGGAAGAATATTCCGACGACGATTCGGCGGCCAAAAGGGTCTACCTTGAACGTCGTAGTTCGCGGTGGAGGAAGCGGTGTGACGGCGGCAACAAGTGGGCTGTGATGGAGTGCTGCGTTTGCTTGCGTAGGTTTAAAGATAAGGAGAGAGTGAGCGAGCTTTGTTGCAACCATTTGTTCCACAAGTGTTGTTTGGACAAATGGTTCGATAACTATCACAACACTTGTCCTCTTTGCCGACGTTGTATTCTCTAA